The following proteins are encoded in a genomic region of Xanthomonas cassavae CFBP 4642:
- a CDS encoding cellulose synthase subunit BcsC-related outer membrane protein, which translates to MLRKNLTPLYLAGMIDLCLLACPAHAQTSATQQLVGQGNYWHDQGRDDLAADTWKKLLGIDPDQPDALLGLAQIDLAQGRQSEARKRLQQLEAAHPQSPQAQRLRVAIGARGSATAGEAPNLRNARRASAAGRYVEAARSYEAVFAGKAPPPTLALEYYQSLAGTPTGWERARDGLRKLQASEPANLSLQLALAQVLSYREPTRREGIAQLRTLAQRADVGGPARISWRQALLWLNATTADAPLYQAFLAGTPNDADVTAKLGQLSNRRSAEATPADPNGIALGEGFRALNAGNLGVAEQRFTQVLRARARDPEALGGLGSVRLRQQRFSEAQELLRPAAASNGKWKPALDSARYWQQLQQAEAARARGDAAQARQLVEQSVQLLPNEPAGHVALGGLQAAGDPVAAEASYRKALSRDADNAGALQGLVGLYSRQGRMQEATELFNRLPAAERAKSGGQALLRSNVQRARARQSLDAGDAVSAQAELEAAMVERPGDAWIRLDLARLYQQAGRPDQARSVMDGLLAAHADQPEALHANALFAQESGDWQGAYDSLDRIPTAARTPEMTQLRTTAWIESQARQARGLVQQGRVGEAQQLLARTETALGTQLDDPQLLAALAGAHADAGNTQRALVLAQRLVTGANPRTEDRLQYAGVLLRAQQDAELSAVLRQLQSTTMTPEQLRRYQTLRSAYTLRQVDALRELGNLEGAYDALSPILAQQPDNRDAQAALARLYAAAGDQRQALALYQQILQRHPDHLDTLTAAANSAAAQSDLRNAERYLQRALAQAPESPDVLAAAGRAYRSAGKNRKAEQYFRASLAAQQRQAGQLDNGLPSARGLSAVASSSRPLNPFSGMTGGMRSPAVLSKRMDAGSAYGDVAVAPVAASPDSARFAAAAPIGAADNGGDALPPPVSASAAPAMLPVSSGRMRGSSRGDGLLAARAVAPIDADAGPRLTKPAAQALPPLGSGNAVLDELRAVQSENSDNLAGGALYRSRDGEDGLGRLDDIEMPVQAEFAVGEGKLGVTLTPTIVDAGTLTTDYATASRFGSGPQTAVDDALAADRSPIDTLVNSSVYQLLATQGNTAATRERLRRYALNTGLFGELLTENNNSTPAALAALANEPLPAYLLSVNASNTPIAQLARDILSNTAISEQLAAGDGAALQALAGSSAAAQQTPTGLAATLNSMAATGNGARRLSRDDTGVGVGVRYRNGGFSADVGSTPIGFQEQNIVGGVGYRGELGETVSWSADASRRAVTDSVLSFAGAQDGRSGREWGGVTSNGIVLSATADNGLLGGYANLAAHRLTGNDVADNDHRQADLGFYVHALETRNQSLTAGVNLTAMQYDKNLSGFTYGHGGYFSPQEYMDLGFPVHWSGRSAGQSVNWKVDASIGVQHFKTDPTPYFPTDPTLQQAAYDAASLAALLGLVDRYTDPVDAGESRTGVSYNLSGAAEWQVAPQLFLGGRMTFNNARDYNQFSSNLYLRFVMDRLGAALGRAPQVLNSPYAADR; encoded by the coding sequence ATGCTCCGCAAAAACCTGACCCCGCTCTACCTCGCCGGCATGATCGACCTGTGCCTGCTCGCCTGCCCGGCGCATGCGCAGACCAGTGCCACCCAGCAACTGGTCGGGCAGGGCAATTACTGGCATGACCAGGGCCGCGACGACCTGGCCGCCGATACCTGGAAGAAGCTGCTCGGCATCGACCCGGACCAGCCCGATGCCTTGCTCGGCCTGGCCCAGATCGATCTGGCGCAGGGGCGCCAGTCCGAAGCGCGCAAGCGCCTGCAGCAACTCGAAGCGGCCCACCCGCAGTCGCCGCAGGCCCAGCGCCTGCGCGTGGCGATCGGCGCGCGCGGCAGCGCCACCGCCGGGGAAGCCCCCAATCTGCGCAACGCGCGCCGCGCTTCTGCCGCCGGACGGTATGTAGAAGCTGCCCGCAGCTACGAGGCCGTGTTCGCCGGCAAGGCACCGCCGCCGACACTGGCGCTGGAGTACTACCAGTCGCTGGCCGGCACGCCCACCGGCTGGGAGCGCGCCCGCGACGGCCTGCGCAAGCTGCAGGCCAGCGAGCCGGCCAACCTGTCGCTGCAACTGGCCCTGGCCCAGGTGCTGAGCTACCGCGAACCCACCCGCCGCGAAGGTATCGCGCAGCTGCGCACGCTGGCCCAGCGCGCCGACGTTGGCGGCCCGGCGCGCATCAGCTGGCGCCAGGCCTTGCTGTGGCTCAACGCCACTACCGCCGACGCACCGCTTTACCAGGCGTTTCTGGCCGGCACCCCGAACGATGCGGACGTCACCGCCAAACTCGGCCAGCTGAGCAACCGCCGCAGCGCCGAGGCCACGCCCGCCGATCCCAACGGCATCGCGCTCGGCGAAGGCTTCCGCGCGCTCAATGCCGGCAACCTGGGCGTGGCCGAACAGCGCTTCACCCAGGTGCTGCGCGCGCGCGCGCGCGACCCCGAGGCACTGGGTGGGCTGGGCTCGGTGCGCCTGCGCCAGCAACGGTTTTCCGAGGCGCAGGAGTTGCTGCGCCCGGCGGCGGCCAGCAATGGCAAATGGAAACCCGCGCTGGACAGCGCGCGTTATTGGCAGCAGCTGCAGCAGGCCGAGGCCGCGCGCGCGCGCGGCGATGCGGCGCAGGCACGCCAGCTGGTGGAACAATCGGTGCAGTTGCTGCCCAACGAGCCGGCCGGGCACGTGGCGCTGGGCGGATTGCAGGCCGCAGGCGACCCGGTCGCCGCCGAAGCCAGCTATCGCAAGGCGCTGTCGCGCGATGCCGACAATGCCGGCGCGCTGCAGGGCCTGGTGGGCCTGTACAGCCGCCAGGGCCGCATGCAGGAAGCCACCGAACTCTTCAACCGCCTGCCGGCCGCCGAACGCGCCAAGTCCGGTGGACAGGCCTTGCTGCGCTCGAACGTGCAGCGTGCGCGTGCCCGCCAGTCGCTGGACGCCGGCGATGCGGTCAGCGCGCAGGCCGAGCTGGAAGCGGCCATGGTCGAACGCCCCGGCGATGCCTGGATCCGCCTGGATCTGGCGCGCCTGTACCAACAGGCCGGCCGCCCCGACCAGGCGCGCAGCGTCATGGACGGCCTGCTCGCCGCACATGCCGACCAACCCGAGGCGCTGCATGCCAATGCCTTGTTCGCGCAGGAAAGCGGCGACTGGCAGGGCGCCTACGACAGCCTCGATCGTATTCCCACTGCCGCGCGCACGCCGGAGATGACCCAGCTGCGCACCACCGCCTGGATCGAATCGCAGGCGCGCCAGGCACGCGGATTGGTACAGCAGGGCCGGGTGGGCGAAGCGCAGCAACTGCTGGCGCGCACCGAAACCGCGCTCGGCACTCAGCTCGACGATCCGCAACTGCTGGCCGCGCTGGCTGGCGCGCATGCCGACGCCGGCAACACCCAGCGCGCGCTGGTGCTGGCCCAGCGGCTGGTCACCGGCGCCAATCCGCGCACCGAAGACCGCCTGCAATACGCCGGCGTGCTGCTGCGCGCGCAGCAGGACGCCGAGCTGTCGGCGGTGTTGCGCCAGCTGCAATCCACCACCATGACGCCGGAACAATTGCGCCGCTATCAGACCCTGCGCAGCGCCTACACGCTGCGCCAGGTGGATGCCTTGCGCGAGCTTGGCAATCTGGAAGGCGCCTACGACGCGCTGTCGCCGATCCTGGCGCAGCAGCCGGACAACCGCGACGCGCAGGCCGCGCTGGCCCGGCTGTATGCCGCGGCCGGTGATCAGCGTCAGGCGCTGGCGCTCTACCAGCAGATCCTGCAGCGCCATCCCGACCACCTGGACACGCTCACTGCCGCCGCCAACAGCGCCGCCGCGCAGTCGGATCTGCGCAATGCCGAGCGTTATCTGCAGCGCGCGCTGGCGCAGGCGCCGGAGTCGCCGGACGTGCTGGCCGCGGCCGGCCGGGCGTATCGCAGCGCCGGCAAGAACCGCAAGGCCGAGCAGTATTTCCGCGCCTCGCTGGCCGCCCAGCAGCGCCAGGCCGGCCAGCTCGACAACGGCCTGCCGTCCGCGCGCGGTCTGTCTGCGGTTGCGTCCTCCAGCCGCCCGCTCAATCCGTTTTCCGGCATGACCGGCGGCATGCGCTCGCCAGCGGTGTTGTCCAAGCGCATGGACGCGGGTAGCGCCTATGGCGACGTGGCGGTTGCACCGGTGGCAGCGTCGCCGGACTCTGCACGATTCGCCGCTGCCGCACCGATTGGGGCTGCCGACAATGGTGGCGATGCATTGCCGCCGCCGGTCAGCGCCAGCGCTGCGCCGGCCATGCTGCCGGTCTCCAGCGGCCGCATGCGCGGTTCGTCGCGCGGCGACGGGCTGCTTGCCGCGCGCGCGGTTGCGCCGATCGACGCGGACGCCGGGCCACGTCTGACCAAGCCCGCCGCACAGGCGTTGCCGCCGCTCGGCAGCGGCAACGCCGTGCTCGACGAACTGCGTGCGGTGCAGTCGGAAAACAGCGACAACCTCGCCGGCGGCGCGTTGTATCGCTCGCGCGATGGCGAAGACGGCCTGGGCCGCCTGGACGACATCGAAATGCCGGTGCAGGCCGAGTTCGCGGTCGGCGAAGGCAAGCTCGGCGTCACCCTGACCCCGACCATCGTCGATGCCGGCACCCTGACCACCGACTACGCCACCGCCAGCCGCTTCGGCAGCGGCCCGCAGACGGCGGTCGACGACGCGCTTGCCGCCGACCGCAGCCCGATCGACACGCTGGTCAATTCGTCGGTGTATCAACTGCTCGCCACCCAGGGCAACACCGCCGCCACGCGCGAACGCCTGCGCCGTTATGCCTTGAATACCGGCCTGTTCGGCGAGCTGCTCACCGAAAACAACAACAGCACGCCGGCGGCGTTGGCCGCGCTGGCCAACGAACCGCTGCCGGCGTACCTGCTCAGCGTCAACGCGTCCAACACGCCGATCGCGCAACTGGCGCGCGACATCCTCAGCAACACCGCCATCAGCGAACAGCTGGCCGCGGGCGACGGTGCCGCGTTGCAGGCATTGGCCGGCAGCTCCGCCGCCGCGCAGCAGACGCCCACCGGCCTGGCGGCCACGCTGAACAGCATGGCCGCCACCGGCAACGGTGCGCGCCGGCTCAGCCGGGACGACACCGGCGTGGGTGTCGGGGTGCGCTATCGCAACGGCGGTTTCAGCGCCGATGTGGGCAGCACGCCGATCGGATTCCAGGAGCAGAACATCGTCGGCGGGGTCGGCTATCGCGGCGAGCTCGGCGAGACGGTGAGCTGGTCGGCAGACGCCTCGCGGCGCGCAGTCACCGACAGCGTGCTGTCGTTCGCCGGCGCACAGGACGGCCGCAGCGGCCGCGAATGGGGCGGCGTCACCAGTAACGGTATCGTGCTCTCGGCCACTGCCGACAACGGCCTGCTCGGTGGCTACGCCAATCTCGCCGCACACCGCCTGACCGGCAACGACGTGGCCGACAACGACCACCGTCAGGCCGACCTGGGCTTCTACGTGCACGCGCTGGAAACCCGCAACCAGTCGCTGACCGCCGGCGTCAATCTGACCGCCATGCAGTACGACAAGAACCTCAGCGGCTTCACCTACGGGCACGGCGGTTACTTCAGCCCGCAGGAGTATATGGACCTTGGCTTCCCGGTGCATTGGAGCGGCCGCAGCGCCGGGCAGAGCGTCAACTGGAAGGTCGATGCCAGCATCGGCGTGCAGCATTTCAAGACCGATCCCACGCCGTATTTCCCCACCGACCCGACCCTGCAACAGGCCGCCTACGATGCCGCATCGCTGGCGGCGCTGCTCGGCCTGGTCGATCGCTACACCGATCCGGTGGACGCGGGCGAAAGCCGCACCGGGGTGTCCTACAACCTCAGTGGCGCGGCCGAGTGGCAGGTGGCACCGCAGTTGTTCCTGGGCGGGCGCATGACCTTCAACAACGCACGCGACTACAACCAGTTCAGCAGCAATCTCTATCTGCGTTTCGTGATGGATCGCCTGGGCGCCGCGCTGGGCCGCGCACCGCAGGTGCTGAACTCGCCGTACGCCGCCGATCGCTGA